In the Dictyostelium discoideum AX4 chromosome 6 chromosome, whole genome shotgun sequence genome, ACTCTATTGCTTCCTTCACTACTGACATATCGATATCCTCTTTTGAAAGACTGTATAAACCTGTGAATGATCTCTTCACTCTTTGCAAGGATTCCTTGTCGTTATTGATGAATTTTTCAAGTACACCAGGTTGTGCTAAAACCTGTTGTATCTTTTTAACACCAACTAAATGATGTGCAATGGTTGGACATTTAATTGCCAACGATCTTTCAATCAATAGTCTTGCTTTCCATTCATCACCACCGCTACTCGTGTAATCGTTTGGTGTATAGCCAGCCCTATAATATGCGACTGATATCTCCATCCCATCAACGATTAACACAGATCCGTTCTCTTCATCCAATTTAGCACATTGATTGATCTCTTTCATTGTACgtctaattaattttatactATGATTTGACCAAAGTTGAAATTCCAAACCTTTTTGATCATAAATATTTCTTTCACCCTCTTGAATGATCATCAACACCACTGAACTCTTctctttattatataatttatgtGCCAATGCAATTGAATCACTAATCTCTTTATCTGATTGATTGGTTGGATGATTCAATAGGTCGTATCCATTATCATTAAGATCATTTCtaccaattaaatatttatgtAAATTGAATACTCTATTTGATACAACTgctaatgatgatgaaattgtaTTCAATTCAACTTGATAAATTCTTTCTTCTTCTCCTTCTATCTTATTATGAAACATATAATCTGATCTAAATATACCTAATGATATCTTTTGTTTAATACCTTCTTTAACAACTTTtctttgaatatttaataacatttgtgtaaaatcatcaaatacactaaataaataaataaataaataaataaataaatagattagtaaatagattatttatttatttatttatttattaattattaaatttattactcTTTTAAAGTATTTTGAAGGAAATCATAATCTTTACTAATATTATGaactaataaattataatcttCTGCTAATTTACATgcttcattaaataattttttattcatttttgatggatataatgaaaatggtacATGAGTAACATTTAcaacattattttttgcttCTTCTTCTGTTGGTTTTTTAATCATAATTAATCCATTTGCAAATGCCCAATCAATACCTTGttcttttaaatcatttaatttttcttccattttctttttttcttttttttttttttttttttttttatttattttgatacataaataatatacaaataaatagggaattttacttttatataacaaaaaaaaaaaaataataataaaattggaaaaaaaaaaaaaaaaaatgaaaaatataaaaaaaaaaaaatggaaattaaaaaaataaaaaaataaaaaaataaaaaatattaaaaaaaaaaaaaaaaatctggaAGGGGGGATGCGTGAATTATATGTTCATCTTTTAAAGGATTTTGGggattattttaattattaaaattaaacattttttttttttttttttttttataattcaaatacaaaataaaattatttttaatatttccaacttaaaaaaaagaagaaaaagattttatttttttttttttttttttcaaagctttataaaaaattttttcaaataaaaaaaaaattaataatctagatttttttttttttttttaacattgaTGACGTTAATAGATTTAATTCTAGGggtttattatcaaaaacttttatataaaatgaaatttctgAAGCTTCCtcaaagtatttttttttttcatattttcgaactaaaaaaaaaaaacctaaatATTTAGGccatttataattaatttattttccttttttttttttagatttttttatcttttttttttttttttttgaattaaaaattataatcagtccaaattataataataaaaataatagtaataataataacattaataataaattaatattttcaaaaatataaaatggaGAAACTTAATGAACCACTCTTAGGAGGATCAGATCCAAAAAGACAACatccattattaaattctgcAATTCTCGGAGCTGCaatgtttttcattttattattaaattatgtaagtttttatttattttatttttttttattattatttcttttttttaaaaaaaaaaaaaactaattttaatttattatgtttttatcttttttatttttttttttttttattatttctttttttaataaaaaaaaaattcaaaataataataatatcaatgataatgtttaaaaaaaaaaaaaaaagtataaccAATATTATATATCAAATATTCAagcattttttataaattctctttcttttgttgctatattaatatcatctttattaattacaaAACTCCGtgaaaaaatttcaattttaatttcaactttaatccttttctttatatttataattaatgtTAATTTACCCTCCATTTCAGTTATTTCATATATAATTCAACCATTtgcaaataatttattatggATTGCAGCAGGTACTTATATTATGACAATTTCAGATAAATGCAACATTGG is a window encoding:
- the gshB gene encoding glutathione synthase; the encoded protein is MEEKLNDLKEQGIDWAFANGLIMIKKPTEEEAKNNVVNVTHVPFSLYPSKMNKKLFNEACKLAEDYNLLVHNISKDYDFLQNTLKDVFDDFTQMLLNIQRKVVKEGIKQKISLGIFRSDYMFHNKIEGEEERIYQVELNTISSSLAVVSNRVFNLHKYLIGRNDLNDNGYDLLNHPTNQSDKEISDSIALAHKLYNKEKSSVVLMIIQEGERNIYDQKGLEFQLWSNHSIKLIRRTMKEINQCAKLDEENGSVLIVDGMEISVAYYRAGYTPNDYTSSGGDEWKARLLIERSLAIKCPTIAHHLVGVKKIQQVLAQPGVLEKFINNDKESLQRVKRSFTGLYSLSKEDIDMSVVKEAIESPQNYVMKPQREGGGNNIYNDQVAIALKSMSSEELSSYILMDKIMSKSFKTHVVRDRQLLEIEGLYELGIYSVFISNGDDDIVLNKQAGILLRTKTANSDEVGVAAGFGLLDSPILE